The following coding sequences lie in one Metopolophium dirhodum isolate CAU chromosome 5, ASM1992520v1, whole genome shotgun sequence genomic window:
- the LOC132945873 gene encoding keratin, type II cytoskeletal 1-like translates to MDRRSLLTTVCLWLCSGWCCGAPAAGLLPTHRRPAVESHPMSLVATLHPGRSRGFGSQQQQKKSAAAGTTVSVAPEDSAQPADQDAADTVGFNFGLGFGLDTPLIDSLLERLIRRKQLLTAAAAAAYPGAGGWGVGAGGGGGYFPGPAVVFPYGGGGGGGVGGGGGGGILPWNRPAAYPFPFVPSLNGLNPFGGGGGGGVGVGGSGWGGFGGGGIGGGGIGGGGWGGGWGGFNPLFDFDDFGWKNNNAQQ, encoded by the exons ATGGACCGCCGTTCGTTGCTGACCACG GTCTGCCTGTGGCTGTGCAGCGGATGGTGCTGCGGCGCTCCCGCGGCGGGCCTGCTTCCGACTCACCGGCGGCCGGCCGTCGAGTCGCACCCGATGTCGCTGGTGGCCACGCTGCACCCCGGCAGAAGTCGCGGGTTCGGTTCGCAGCAGCAGCAGAAGAAGTCGGCGGCGGCGGGGACCACGGTGTCGGTAGCACCGGAAGACAGTGCACAGCCGGCGGATCAGGACGCTGCGGACACGGTCGGCTTCAACTTCGGCCTCGGCTTCGGGCTGGACACGCCGCTCATCGATTCGCTGCTTGAACGGCTGATAAGGCGTAAACAGCTCCTGACGGCAGCGGCCGCGGCCGCTTACCCGGGTGCCGGAGGTTGGGGCGTGGGCGCCGGCGGCGGTGGAGGTTACTTTCCCGGACCGGCGGTCGTATTCCCgtacggcggtggcggcggtggtggcgtgGGCGGCGGTGGTGGAGGCGGCATTCTCCCGTGGAACAGGCCCGCCGCATACCCGTTCCCGTTCGTGCCGTCTCTGAACGGCCTGAATCCGTTCGGTGGAGGAGGCGGCGGTGGAGTTGGAGTTGGCGGCAGCGGTTGGGGTGGTTTCGGCGGTGGTGGCATCGGCGGCGGAGgcatcggcggcggcggttggGGTGGCGGTTGGGGCGGTTTCAACCCACTGTTCGATTTCGATGATTTCGGGTGGAAGAACAACAACGCCCAACAATAA